From one Brevibacterium sp. 'Marine' genomic stretch:
- a CDS encoding MFS transporter, which yields MSEQNITASAELSATTELSIKDANKVAAGALIGTALEWYDFFLFSAAAALIFNVQYFTSENATAAALASFATFGVGLAARPIGGLIFGRMGDKIGRRKVLLITIIGIGVVTGLIGVLPTYAAIGFAAPALLVLLRILQGLFVGGEWSGAMTLVVENAPLHLRARYAAIPQIGSPIGTILSSGGFFVMTLLFSQENFNSFGWRIPFLIALPLLVVAVYLRSRLEESPVFRQLEESGEVEKSPISTTFRDSWKQIIIGMAAALLGVGGFYLVTAFCVWYGVNVLGYTNSLLLLGSMVAAAVEIGALIWGGALGTKFGASKVILWGGIASAVVAVPAFFMFESGNPVLVVIAMTLAVSTLSLPYAASGTVLTGLFPATTRYTGVGMAQNAAGMLSGFIPLLATSFVASAGDHWWPAAAMLVFLSLFTAFAGFVAPRMSVDLPGFKH from the coding sequence ATGAGCGAGCAGAACATCACGGCGTCCGCCGAGCTCAGCGCCACCACAGAGCTGAGCATCAAGGACGCGAACAAGGTCGCCGCCGGCGCCCTGATCGGCACCGCCCTCGAGTGGTACGACTTCTTCCTCTTCTCGGCCGCGGCCGCCCTGATCTTCAACGTCCAGTACTTCACCAGCGAGAACGCCACCGCAGCTGCGTTGGCCTCCTTCGCGACCTTCGGTGTGGGTCTGGCCGCTCGCCCCATCGGCGGTCTGATCTTCGGCCGCATGGGCGACAAGATCGGACGCCGCAAGGTCCTGCTCATCACGATCATCGGCATCGGCGTCGTCACCGGCCTCATCGGTGTGCTCCCGACCTATGCGGCGATCGGATTCGCCGCTCCCGCCCTCCTCGTCCTCCTGCGCATCCTCCAGGGCCTCTTCGTCGGCGGCGAATGGTCGGGCGCGATGACCCTCGTCGTCGAGAACGCCCCGCTCCACCTGCGCGCCCGCTATGCGGCGATCCCGCAGATCGGTTCGCCCATCGGCACGATCCTGTCCTCCGGCGGATTCTTCGTCATGACCCTGCTGTTCTCACAGGAGAACTTCAACTCCTTCGGCTGGAGGATCCCGTTCCTCATCGCCCTGCCGCTGCTCGTCGTCGCCGTCTACCTGCGTTCCCGCCTCGAGGAGTCACCGGTCTTCCGCCAGCTCGAAGAGTCCGGAGAGGTCGAGAAGAGCCCGATCAGCACGACCTTCCGAGACTCGTGGAAGCAGATCATCATCGGCATGGCCGCGGCCCTGCTCGGCGTCGGCGGCTTCTACCTCGTCACCGCCTTCTGCGTCTGGTACGGCGTCAACGTCCTCGGGTACACGAACTCCCTCCTCCTGCTCGGCAGCATGGTCGCCGCCGCCGTCGAGATCGGAGCCCTCATCTGGGGCGGCGCCCTGGGAACGAAATTCGGTGCCTCGAAGGTCATCCTCTGGGGCGGAATCGCCTCGGCAGTCGTCGCGGTGCCCGCATTCTTCATGTTCGAGTCCGGCAACCCGGTCCTCGTCGTCATCGCCATGACCCTGGCCGTGTCCACCCTGTCCCTGCCCTACGCGGCCTCGGGCACCGTGCTCACCGGCCTGTTCCCCGCCACCACCCGCTACACGGGTGTGGGCATGGCGCAGAACGCCGCAGGCATGCTCTCCGGGTTCATCCCGCTGCTGGCCACGAGCTTCGTCGCCTCCGCCGGAGACCACTGGTGGCCGGCCGCCGCGATGCTCGTCTTCCTCTCCCTGTTCACGGCCTTCGCCGGCTTCGTCGCACCCCGCATGAGCGTCGACCTGCCCGGCTTCAAACACTGA
- a CDS encoding thiamine pyrophosphate-dependent enzyme: protein MSRSAGHLIVDTLESAGIERVYAVPGESYLDVLDGLYDANIETVVCRQEGGAGFMALAESRLTGRPGIAMVTRGPGAANAMISVHTAWQDATALVLFVGLVPLNDRSRESFQEFSLTEWFSSTAKRVLTIDDEDRAGEITADALRIAASGRPGPVVVGLPEDVLVRLTEAPTPPLAEVAAPIPAPAVIDGLASRIAAAKRPVFVLGGDGWHNGCGAELARLAASAGIPIFCDWRAYDAIPHSSPAWAGWLGYGRADAVAAGFAEADLVVFVGCARSDVLSDGYTIGFYAETELVSLDMEAAQHAGRIDEHIIASPESFTQALTRTDAGAARASGQLRGDRTDEWMQSRADVQSRFAAHRPDAEAAPENPGRAGVDLGVAFGILDDRLGGDAILTYGAGNATIWGHRFIRHERPASLVGARNGAMGLAVPAAVAASLAYPERRAVAICGDGDFLMNGQEIATAFAHGGSPLIIVVDNGVYGTIVSHQENHYPGRPSGTRMVNPNFAAWMSAFDLGSSGAASARISGSVLPGADGTAVGAGMVGHGERVEATEDFAAALDRALAHDGPALIHVLIDPATMPPAADETA from the coding sequence ATGTCGCGTTCCGCCGGCCACCTCATCGTCGACACCCTGGAGAGCGCGGGCATCGAACGCGTCTACGCGGTCCCCGGCGAGTCCTACCTCGACGTCCTCGACGGACTGTATGACGCGAACATCGAGACCGTCGTGTGCCGGCAGGAGGGCGGTGCGGGGTTCATGGCGCTGGCCGAATCCCGGCTGACCGGCCGTCCCGGAATCGCCATGGTCACCCGTGGTCCCGGAGCGGCGAATGCGATGATCTCCGTCCACACCGCTTGGCAGGACGCGACCGCGCTCGTCCTCTTCGTCGGCCTCGTTCCTCTCAATGACCGCTCCCGAGAATCCTTCCAGGAGTTCAGCCTGACCGAATGGTTCTCCTCGACGGCAAAGCGCGTGCTCACCATCGATGACGAGGACCGTGCCGGTGAGATCACCGCCGACGCCCTGCGCATCGCCGCATCCGGTCGCCCCGGGCCCGTCGTCGTCGGCCTGCCCGAGGATGTCCTCGTCCGCCTCACCGAGGCCCCCACCCCGCCCCTCGCCGAGGTGGCCGCACCGATCCCCGCCCCCGCCGTCATCGACGGGCTGGCTTCACGGATCGCGGCCGCGAAGCGTCCCGTGTTCGTGCTCGGCGGGGATGGGTGGCACAACGGCTGCGGAGCTGAGTTGGCCCGACTGGCCGCCTCAGCGGGGATCCCGATCTTCTGCGATTGGCGCGCCTACGATGCGATTCCGCATTCCTCGCCGGCGTGGGCGGGGTGGCTCGGCTACGGTCGCGCCGATGCGGTGGCGGCCGGTTTCGCCGAGGCGGACCTCGTCGTCTTCGTCGGCTGCGCCCGGTCCGATGTCTTGAGCGACGGGTACACGATCGGCTTCTACGCCGAAACCGAGCTCGTCTCCCTCGATATGGAGGCCGCCCAGCATGCAGGGCGCATCGATGAGCACATCATCGCCTCCCCGGAATCCTTCACGCAGGCCCTGACCAGGACCGATGCCGGTGCCGCTCGTGCTTCCGGGCAGCTGCGCGGTGATCGAACGGATGAGTGGATGCAGTCACGTGCCGACGTGCAGTCCCGGTTCGCCGCGCACCGCCCCGACGCCGAGGCGGCACCGGAGAATCCGGGCCGTGCCGGGGTCGATCTCGGGGTGGCGTTCGGGATTCTCGATGACCGCCTCGGCGGGGATGCGATCCTCACCTATGGAGCCGGCAATGCGACGATCTGGGGGCACCGGTTCATCCGGCATGAGCGCCCGGCCAGCCTCGTCGGAGCCCGCAACGGGGCAATGGGCCTCGCCGTTCCCGCCGCGGTGGCGGCTTCTCTGGCGTACCCGGAGCGTCGTGCGGTCGCGATCTGCGGCGATGGGGACTTCCTCATGAACGGGCAGGAGATCGCCACGGCCTTCGCCCACGGCGGTTCACCACTCATCATCGTCGTCGACAACGGCGTGTACGGCACGATCGTGTCCCACCAGGAGAACCACTATCCCGGGCGGCCCTCGGGCACGCGGATGGTCAACCCGAACTTCGCGGCGTGGATGTCGGCATTCGATCTCGGCAGCTCCGGGGCCGCCTCGGCGAGGATCTCCGGCTCAGTTTTACCGGGAGCAGACGGCACTGCAGTGGGAGCGGGAATGGTCGGTCACGGCGAGCGCGTCGAGGCCACCGAGGACTTCGCAGCCGCGCTCGACCGGGCCTTGGCCCACGACGGGCCCGCGCTCATCCATGTGCTCATCGACCCGGCGACGATGCCTCCGGCCGCCGATGAAACCGCCTGA
- a CDS encoding M20 family metallo-hydrolase translates to MTVSTSLISADHEAEFLADWAVHSRFGAVEGTNGVDRQAASAADGQQRKWFEELLVKHGFSVHRDAIGNQFGLLELIPGAPYVLTGSHMDSQPTAGRFDGAYGVMASAHACFAIADELRADPSKAKFNLAVVNWFNEEGSRFKPSMMGSNVFTGKAELEAALTTRDAAGVTVAEALDALGERGDFTVPEIASYAEIHVQQGRSMEEDGVTIGLVNATWAAHKYEFKVTGAQAHSGSTLMADRQDALLGAARLVVAARELVDDFEPGALHTACGQLTVYPNSPVVVASEVSLLLDLRSPSAEVIAAAHETLMATIAQVSTDDRVEIEIVAEHSWDQNPYSEDGVELARTAADDLGLTSATVMTVAGHDSTNMKDEVPTVMLFIPSVDGVSHSLAEFTKDEDLVSGLHHLTEVVRRLASGALAE, encoded by the coding sequence ATGACCGTTTCAACCTCCCTGATCAGCGCCGATCACGAAGCCGAGTTCCTTGCCGATTGGGCCGTGCATTCACGATTCGGTGCGGTCGAAGGCACGAACGGAGTCGACCGGCAGGCGGCGAGCGCCGCCGATGGTCAGCAGCGGAAATGGTTCGAAGAGCTGCTCGTCAAGCACGGTTTCAGCGTGCACCGGGATGCGATCGGCAATCAGTTCGGGCTCCTCGAGCTCATTCCCGGGGCCCCGTATGTGCTCACGGGGTCGCATATGGACTCGCAGCCGACGGCCGGCCGTTTCGACGGTGCCTACGGGGTGATGGCTTCGGCGCATGCGTGTTTCGCGATCGCCGATGAGCTGCGGGCGGACCCGTCGAAGGCGAAGTTCAACCTCGCCGTGGTCAACTGGTTCAATGAAGAGGGCTCCCGGTTCAAGCCCTCGATGATGGGATCCAATGTCTTCACCGGCAAGGCCGAGCTGGAGGCGGCCCTGACCACCCGTGATGCTGCGGGAGTCACAGTCGCCGAGGCGCTCGATGCGTTGGGAGAACGCGGAGACTTCACGGTCCCGGAGATCGCCTCCTATGCGGAGATCCACGTCCAGCAGGGCCGCAGCATGGAAGAGGACGGTGTGACGATCGGGCTCGTCAATGCCACCTGGGCGGCGCACAAGTACGAGTTCAAGGTCACCGGCGCACAGGCCCACAGCGGGTCGACGCTCATGGCCGATCGACAGGATGCTCTGCTCGGTGCGGCGCGCCTGGTCGTGGCCGCGCGGGAGCTCGTCGACGACTTCGAGCCGGGTGCCCTGCACACCGCGTGCGGTCAGCTCACCGTCTACCCGAACTCACCGGTCGTCGTCGCCAGCGAAGTCAGCCTGCTGCTCGATCTGCGGTCCCCCAGCGCCGAGGTGATCGCCGCCGCCCATGAGACGCTCATGGCCACGATCGCCCAGGTCAGCACCGATGATCGTGTGGAGATCGAGATCGTCGCCGAACACAGCTGGGATCAGAACCCGTACTCCGAGGACGGAGTCGAGCTGGCACGCACCGCGGCCGATGACTTGGGACTCACCTCGGCGACGGTGATGACCGTGGCCGGGCACGATTCGACGAACATGAAGGACGAGGTGCCCACCGTCATGCTCTTCATTCCCAGCGTCGACGGGGTCTCGCACAGTCTTGCCGAGTTCACGAAGGACGAGGACCTCGTCTCGGGTCTCCATCACCTCACCGAGGTGGTTCGCCGGCTCGCCTCGGGTGCGCTGGCAGAGTGA
- a CDS encoding type II toxin-antitoxin system VapC family toxin — MRYLLDTNIISDARRGNRTPVGSWIAAQRIDDLAISAITVLELDVGVRRKERRDARAGSVLRQWFDEQVSEVFDRRILAVDAEVAVQASQLHAPDPMPDMDSLIAGTALAHSLTLVTRNVADFANIGVRLLNPWED, encoded by the coding sequence GTGAGATATCTGCTCGACACCAACATCATCAGTGACGCTCGCCGCGGCAACCGGACTCCCGTCGGATCCTGGATCGCCGCACAGCGGATCGACGATCTGGCCATCAGCGCCATTACGGTCCTCGAACTCGACGTCGGAGTCCGACGGAAAGAGCGGCGGGACGCACGCGCTGGATCGGTCCTTCGGCAGTGGTTCGACGAACAGGTCTCTGAGGTCTTCGACAGAAGAATTCTTGCCGTCGATGCCGAAGTGGCTGTGCAGGCATCGCAATTGCACGCCCCTGACCCGATGCCCGACATGGACAGCCTGATCGCAGGGACCGCACTCGCACACTCTCTGACCCTGGTGACGAGGAACGTCGCTGACTTCGCGAATATCGGAGTCAGACTGCTCAATCCCTGGGAGGACTGA
- a CDS encoding type II toxin-antitoxin system prevent-host-death family antitoxin → MTTMSSREFNRDVSAAKRAATHGPVTITEHGRRAHVLLTADEFDQLSGRSDLVGDALVIHDDDSDLDLPHRSQRSLRVPEL, encoded by the coding sequence ATGACCACGATGTCGAGTCGGGAATTCAACCGGGACGTATCGGCGGCCAAGCGTGCGGCCACACACGGACCGGTCACCATCACCGAACATGGTCGTCGCGCGCACGTTCTGCTGACTGCCGATGAGTTCGATCAACTCAGCGGCAGATCGGACCTCGTCGGTGATGCCCTCGTTATCCACGACGATGATTCGGACCTCGATCTGCCGCACCGTTCTCAGCGATCGCTGCGGGTGCCCGAACTGTGA
- a CDS encoding aminoglycoside adenylyltransferase domain-containing protein: protein MRSQLPPDVASAIRSYLRVADRVLPGGIIACAVTGSIALGAYRPGRSDIDLVAVIADECRTRPDLLRRLRLLHLSQVPRLVVGAARGRGVSACCNTVFIAESEVRRPVTEIPPIASHTGEIFDPKGAFDVNPVIWKELVDGGITVRGRPIAEWEVNAQPETLRPWVSTNLREYWTPLAAQLRVRPSSTPGTLLRRLVTSPRGLSAGTVAWCVLGPARMHHTLITGEIISKEEAGRRALTAFPQHAPITEVALAKVRGARIPSAPSRRQWRGLTASAMEDIIAAALG, encoded by the coding sequence ATGCGCTCACAGCTGCCGCCGGACGTCGCATCCGCCATCAGGTCCTATCTGCGTGTTGCCGATCGGGTCCTGCCCGGCGGCATCATCGCCTGCGCTGTCACTGGGTCGATCGCTCTCGGCGCCTATCGTCCGGGCCGCAGCGACATCGACCTCGTCGCGGTCATCGCCGATGAGTGCCGGACACGGCCAGATCTCCTCCGCCGCCTGCGGCTGCTCCACCTCTCGCAGGTGCCCCGCTTGGTGGTCGGGGCGGCGCGCGGGCGAGGTGTGAGCGCCTGTTGCAATACGGTCTTCATCGCCGAATCCGAGGTCCGTCGCCCTGTCACCGAGATTCCGCCGATCGCCTCCCACACCGGGGAGATCTTCGACCCGAAAGGCGCATTCGACGTCAATCCGGTGATCTGGAAGGAGCTCGTCGACGGCGGGATCACGGTGCGGGGTCGGCCGATCGCCGAGTGGGAGGTCAACGCGCAGCCGGAGACGCTTCGCCCGTGGGTCAGTACGAATCTGCGCGAGTACTGGACTCCGTTGGCCGCACAGCTGCGCGTCCGTCCGTCGAGCACCCCGGGAACGCTGCTTCGTCGGCTCGTGACGTCCCCGCGGGGACTTTCAGCCGGCACCGTCGCGTGGTGTGTGCTCGGTCCCGCGCGGATGCATCATACGCTCATCACCGGTGAGATCATCAGCAAGGAGGAAGCGGGACGCCGCGCGCTGACCGCATTTCCTCAGCACGCCCCCATCACCGAGGTGGCCCTGGCCAAAGTGCGCGGCGCGCGGATTCCGTCCGCACCGTCACGACGGCAGTGGCGGGGGCTGACCGCCTCGGCGATGGAGGACATCATCGCTGCCGCCCTCGGCTGA
- a CDS encoding NAD-dependent succinate-semialdehyde dehydrogenase → MSNYRVENPATGEIVETFAEATDAEIESTVAGAHTTYLTWKDTDIQERASIVRRAAEIFHERKDELARTISVEMGKSYAESVDEVEFAADIIDYYGVHGPSLATDYQIPSTIPGTARIEALPIGALLGVMPWNFPYYQVARFAAPNLVLGNTIMLKHADICGRSALLIEEIFHAAGVPEGGYSHLFANHDQIASMIADPRVQGVSLTGSERAGAIIGAQAGQNLKKAVLELGGIDPMVVLDASDVAAVAREAWEFRTYNAGQVCNSNKRLIVMDDIYDEFVAELVKLGTGLKPGDPLSLGEGEYVPLSSRAAAETVDAQVTKAVAEGARVLIGGELGEGPAAYYAPTVLVDVPRDSQSYGEEIFGPVATVYRVSSDEEALELANDCALGLGGSVFSTDEGRADRVAARLDVGMTHVNTIAAEAAEIPFGGVKRSGFGREMGPIGMGEFVNKRLHFIAK, encoded by the coding sequence ATGTCGAACTATCGTGTTGAGAATCCCGCCACCGGCGAAATCGTCGAGACCTTCGCCGAGGCGACCGACGCCGAGATCGAATCCACCGTCGCTGGCGCCCACACTACGTACCTGACGTGGAAGGACACCGACATTCAGGAACGGGCGTCGATTGTGCGCAGGGCGGCGGAGATCTTCCATGAACGCAAGGACGAACTCGCCAGGACGATCTCGGTGGAGATGGGCAAGTCGTATGCCGAGTCCGTCGATGAGGTCGAGTTCGCCGCCGACATCATCGACTACTACGGCGTCCACGGACCCAGTCTGGCCACGGATTATCAGATCCCGTCGACCATCCCCGGCACTGCCCGGATCGAAGCGCTGCCGATCGGCGCCCTGTTGGGTGTGATGCCGTGGAACTTCCCCTACTATCAGGTCGCTCGGTTCGCTGCCCCGAATCTTGTGCTGGGCAACACGATCATGCTCAAACACGCTGACATCTGTGGACGGTCGGCACTGTTGATCGAGGAGATCTTCCACGCCGCCGGCGTACCCGAGGGTGGGTACTCACACCTTTTCGCCAACCATGATCAGATCGCGTCGATGATTGCCGACCCCCGGGTTCAGGGAGTCTCCCTGACCGGGTCGGAGCGGGCCGGAGCGATCATCGGCGCTCAGGCGGGGCAGAACCTGAAGAAAGCCGTGTTGGAGCTCGGTGGCATCGACCCGATGGTCGTCCTCGACGCCTCTGATGTTGCTGCTGTGGCTCGTGAAGCGTGGGAGTTCAGGACGTATAACGCCGGACAGGTATGCAACTCGAATAAGCGGCTGATCGTCATGGACGACATCTATGACGAGTTCGTTGCTGAGCTCGTGAAGTTGGGCACCGGGTTGAAGCCCGGGGATCCGCTGAGCCTGGGTGAGGGCGAGTATGTGCCTCTGTCGAGCCGTGCTGCCGCCGAGACCGTTGACGCACAGGTGACCAAGGCCGTGGCTGAGGGTGCCCGTGTGCTCATCGGTGGTGAGCTGGGTGAGGGCCCGGCGGCGTATTATGCCCCGACCGTGCTCGTCGATGTGCCCAGGGACTCGCAGTCGTATGGCGAAGAGATCTTCGGGCCGGTGGCCACCGTGTATAGGGTCTCCAGCGATGAGGAGGCCCTCGAGCTTGCGAACGATTGTGCCCTTGGTTTGGGTGGGTCCGTGTTCTCCACTGATGAGGGGCGTGCCGATCGTGTGGCCGCGCGCCTCGACGTGGGGATGACGCATGTGAATACGATCGCTGCGGAGGCCGCGGAGATTCCCTTCGGCGGGGTGAAGCGGTCTGGTTTCGGTCGTGAGATGGGTCCGATCGGGATGGGCGAGTTCGTCAATAAGCGCCTCCACTTCATCGCGAAGTAG
- the selB gene encoding selenocysteine-specific translation elongation factor, whose protein sequence is MSETPHGSAHATPGTFVIATAGHVDHGKSTLVSSLTGMEPDRWAEEKKRGLTIDLGFAWTTLPSGRELAFVDVPGHEKFLANMLAGLGPAPIACFVIAADKGWQAQSSDHRDAINALGITHGLVVITRADLAPDSVETTHAQVSAQLRGTTLELAPIVTVSATTGQGLPELISVLDEVTASAEPPTTSGRVRLWVDRAFTIKGAGTVITGTLTSGTLTAGDAVELRGETIDRTVGIRGLQSRNSTTTEVVPQARVAVNLRDVPADDLHRGDALLTSGAWPIVDTIDVRRTMGEALDSGIHELMAHIGTAAVPARLRDFDADHARLTLDRPLPLQVSDRIVLRAPGSRNVFAGLLVLDVDPPELSRRGDGARRGRELAERPIAGDILAEVARRGAVERSVLTRFGLQVPGDEGLPADVESVGGWLVHSPTLTAWVEATKCLVSRELAATPMAAGVPVKAVAEALRRSPDTSRRHGGETRRDALSIANDQPTLPDGTGTANRALLDAIIVRAGLEAVDGMVRPPGHTAGLGAAESGIAEIERRLASDPFAAPEADDLRELGLGARELAVAEKAGRILRLGDGIIVSPRTPAQAMRILAGLDQPFTTSQARQALGTTRRVVIPLLEHLDGRGWTRRLDTTHREVVR, encoded by the coding sequence ATGTCTGAAACACCGCACGGCTCCGCGCACGCGACCCCGGGTACCTTCGTCATCGCCACCGCCGGGCACGTCGACCACGGGAAGTCGACGCTGGTGAGCTCCCTGACCGGAATGGAACCCGACCGCTGGGCCGAGGAGAAGAAACGCGGACTGACCATCGACCTCGGTTTCGCCTGGACCACCCTGCCCTCGGGACGCGAACTCGCCTTCGTCGACGTTCCCGGACACGAGAAATTCCTCGCGAACATGCTCGCCGGGCTCGGCCCCGCCCCCATCGCCTGCTTCGTCATCGCCGCCGACAAGGGCTGGCAAGCCCAATCGAGCGACCATCGCGACGCGATCAATGCGCTCGGCATCACCCACGGCCTCGTCGTCATCACCCGCGCCGACCTCGCCCCCGACTCCGTCGAGACCACACACGCCCAGGTCAGCGCTCAACTGCGGGGAACAACCCTCGAACTCGCTCCGATCGTCACAGTCTCGGCGACGACCGGGCAGGGTCTGCCCGAACTCATCAGCGTCCTCGACGAGGTCACGGCCTCAGCCGAGCCTCCGACCACCTCGGGGAGGGTGCGACTGTGGGTCGATCGGGCCTTCACCATCAAGGGAGCCGGCACCGTCATCACCGGCACCCTCACCTCAGGCACCCTGACCGCCGGTGATGCCGTCGAACTGCGCGGGGAGACCATCGACCGGACCGTGGGAATCCGCGGCCTGCAGTCCCGGAATTCCACCACCACCGAGGTGGTCCCGCAGGCCCGCGTGGCCGTCAACCTCCGCGACGTCCCCGCCGACGACCTCCACCGCGGCGACGCTCTGCTCACGAGCGGGGCCTGGCCGATCGTCGACACGATCGACGTGCGCCGCACCATGGGCGAGGCCCTCGACTCCGGCATCCACGAACTCATGGCCCATATCGGCACCGCCGCCGTGCCCGCCAGGCTGCGGGACTTCGATGCCGATCACGCTCGACTCACCCTCGACCGGCCGCTTCCCCTGCAGGTCAGCGACCGGATCGTGCTGCGCGCCCCGGGCAGCCGCAACGTCTTCGCAGGCCTCCTCGTCCTCGACGTCGACCCGCCCGAACTGTCCCGGAGAGGCGACGGTGCCAGGCGCGGCCGAGAGCTCGCCGAACGACCCATCGCAGGCGATATCCTCGCCGAGGTGGCCCGCCGCGGAGCCGTCGAACGCTCCGTCCTCACCCGGTTCGGTCTGCAGGTGCCCGGTGACGAGGGTCTGCCCGCCGACGTCGAGAGTGTGGGCGGCTGGCTCGTTCACTCACCGACGCTGACCGCCTGGGTCGAGGCGACGAAATGCTTGGTCAGTCGCGAACTCGCGGCCACACCGATGGCCGCGGGAGTCCCCGTCAAAGCCGTCGCCGAGGCACTGCGCAGGAGCCCTGACACGAGCCGCAGACATGGTGGCGAGACCAGGCGCGATGCCCTGTCGATAGCGAACGATCAGCCGACCCTGCCCGACGGTACGGGGACCGCAAATCGGGCACTGCTGGACGCGATCATCGTCCGCGCCGGACTCGAAGCCGTCGACGGAATGGTCCGCCCGCCCGGGCATACCGCGGGACTCGGTGCCGCCGAATCCGGTATCGCCGAGATCGAACGTCGACTCGCATCCGACCCGTTCGCCGCACCGGAAGCCGATGACCTGCGCGAACTCGGTCTCGGAGCGCGGGAGCTCGCGGTCGCCGAGAAGGCGGGACGGATCCTGCGCCTCGGCGACGGAATCATCGTGTCCCCGCGCACCCCCGCGCAGGCGATGCGGATCCTCGCCGGTCTCGACCAGCCCTTCACCACAAGCCAGGCGCGGCAGGCGCTGGGGACGACCCGACGCGTCGTCATCCCCCTGCTCGAACACCTCGACGGCCGAGGCTGGACGCGCCGACTCGACACCACACACCGCGAAGTCGTGCGCTGA
- the selA gene encoding L-seryl-tRNA(Sec) selenium transferase: MVDPDPRRSIPRTDHLLALPEVIAAGEHLKQATIKAIISEVQTAARAGEIPVAEVAPTITAELGSRSASSLTPVLNATGILVHTNLGRAPLSPAATQAITEAAGYVDVEMDLGTGKRSKRGTGAKAALLRACPAAEDALVVNNGAAALLLAVTALRGRSPRSSSVPGDPGEIIISRGELIEIGAGFRLTDLMTTTGARLREVGTTNRTHLADYADAISDDTSCLLKVHTSNFRVEGFTSSVEAADLHRLAEEHDLPLIVDLGSGLFTPDPALPDEPDIDSALRAGADLVIVSGDKLLGGPQAGLILGRTEAVQTLAKHPLARALRTDKLTLAALDATVTHTANPIHDALHIDADHLRKRTEELAEAVGATVVDHDGRVGGGGAPGVSLPGWAIELPEDCAEPLRLGDPAIVARVHQGRCLVDLRCVSESDDRRVAEAIARVRGSHV; this comes from the coding sequence ATGGTCGATCCCGACCCGCGTCGATCCATTCCGCGCACGGATCACCTCCTCGCCCTTCCCGAGGTCATCGCCGCAGGTGAGCACCTCAAGCAGGCGACCATCAAAGCGATCATCTCCGAAGTGCAGACCGCCGCCCGAGCCGGTGAGATCCCCGTCGCCGAGGTGGCCCCCACCATCACCGCCGAGCTCGGTTCCCGTTCGGCCTCCTCCCTGACTCCGGTGCTCAACGCCACCGGCATCCTCGTCCACACGAACCTCGGCCGAGCACCGCTCTCACCTGCGGCAACACAGGCAATCACCGAGGCGGCCGGCTACGTCGACGTCGAAATGGACCTCGGCACCGGCAAACGCAGCAAGCGGGGAACCGGAGCGAAAGCCGCACTCTTGCGGGCCTGCCCGGCAGCCGAGGACGCCCTTGTCGTCAACAACGGTGCGGCCGCCCTGCTGCTGGCCGTCACTGCGCTGCGCGGCCGCAGCCCTCGTTCGAGTTCCGTCCCCGGCGATCCCGGCGAGATCATCATCAGCCGCGGCGAACTCATCGAAATCGGCGCCGGCTTCCGCCTCACCGACCTCATGACCACCACCGGCGCCAGGCTGCGTGAAGTCGGCACGACGAACCGCACGCACCTGGCCGACTACGCCGACGCCATCAGCGACGACACGTCCTGCCTGCTCAAGGTCCATACGAGCAACTTCCGCGTCGAAGGATTCACCTCCTCCGTCGAGGCCGCTGACCTGCACAGACTCGCCGAGGAGCACGACCTGCCGCTCATCGTCGACCTCGGCTCCGGACTCTTCACCCCCGACCCGGCCCTGCCCGACGAACCCGACATCGACAGCGCCCTACGCGCCGGTGCCGACCTCGTCATCGTCTCCGGCGACAAACTCCTCGGTGGCCCGCAAGCCGGCCTCATCCTCGGCCGCACCGAAGCAGTGCAGACACTGGCAAAACACCCCCTGGCCAGAGCACTGCGCACCGACAAACTCACCCTCGCCGCGCTGGACGCGACGGTCACCCACACCGCGAACCCGATCCACGACGCCCTCCACATCGACGCGGATCACCTGCGGAAACGCACCGAAGAACTCGCCGAGGCGGTCGGTGCCACGGTCGTCGACCACGATGGCCGGGTCGGCGGCGGGGGAGCCCCCGGCGTGTCCCTGCCCGGCTGGGCCATCGAGCTGCCCGAAGACTGTGCCGAACCGCTGCGCCTCGGCGATCCCGCGATCGTCGCCCGCGTCCACCAGGGACGATGCCTCGTCGACCTGCGCTGCGTGTCCGAAAGCGATGATCGACGCGTCGCCGAGGCCATCGCCCGAGTCCGTGGCAGCCATGTCTGA